The Fervidobacterium pennivorans DNA segment GATTTTTCTAGCAATTATAAATTTCATCATAAAACACCTCCGAGGACTCACAGATTGATTTCAACGTCGACACCTGCTGGAAGATTTATCTTCATCAGAGCGTCAATCGTTTTTGAATTGGGTTCAATGATATCTATAAGTCTCTTGTGTATTTTCTTTTCAAATTGCTCACGTGAGTCTTTATGTTTCAATGGTGACCTGAGAACAACGTAAAGCGTTCTTTCCGTTGGTAGTGGAATTGGTCCGGAAACCTTTGCATTTGTTTGCTTAGCTACTTCCACTATCTTCTTAGCAGATTCATCTAGTAATCTATGGTCATATGCCCTGAGTCTGATTCTAATTTTCTGTCCTGGCATGTCTTACCCTCCTTCTTAGAAAAGGGGGGGAACCCCCCCGATTACCGTTTTGTCAAAGAGCCAATTACTCTATTTACATAATCAGGTCTTGAAAAATGAGATTATTCAATTATTTCAGAAACAACGCCTGCTCCAACCGTTTTTCCACCTTCACGAACTGCAAACCTCATACCTTTTTCAATAGCAACTGGGTAAATGAGTTCGATTGTCATTTCGACGTTATCACCAGGCATAACCATTTCTACACCAGCTGGGAGGTCAACAATTTCGCCTGTAACATCAGCTGTTCTGATGTAGAATTGTGGTTTGTAACCTTTTGTAAATGGCGTATGGCGTCCACCTTCTTCTTTCTTCAAAACGTAGATGTTCGCTTTGAACTTCTTGTGTGGTGTAATGGAACCTGGTTTTGCAAGAACTTGTCCTCTTTCTACTTCGTCCTTGTCGATACCTCTGAGCAGACATCCGACGTTGTCACCAGCGATTGCTTCATCGAGTTCTTTTCTGAACATTTCAACGCTTGTGATAACTGTCTTCTTGATTTCGTAGCTCATACCGATAATTTCAGCTTCAACACCTGGTTTAATTACACCACGTTCAATTCTTCCTGTGACAACCGTACCCCTACCTGTGATTGAGAAAACGTCTTCAACAGGCATAAGGAATGGTTTGTCAACTTCACGAACTGGTTCTGGGAAGTAGTTGTCCATTGCATCGAGAAGTTCCTTAATTGGTTTGAATGCTGGGTCATTTGGATCGTTTGCTTCAACTGCTTTGAGAGCAGAACCTCTGATTACAGGAACTTCGTCACCAGGGAATTCGTATTTGCTGAGAAGGTCTCTGACTTCCATTTCAACAAGGTCAACAAGTTCTGGGTCGTCTACCATGTCAACTTTGTTAATGAAAACTATCATTGCTGGAACGTTAACTTGCCTTGCAAGAAGGACGTGTTCTCTTGTTTGTGGCATTGGACCGTCTGTTGCTGCAACAACAAGAATTGCTCCATCCATCTGAGCTGCACCTGTAATCATGTTCTTGATGTAGTCAGCGTGGCCTGGGCAGTCGATGTGTGCGTAGTGTCTCTTCTCTGTTTGGTATTCAACGTGTGTTATGTTGATGGTAATACCTCTTGCTCTTTC contains these protein-coding regions:
- the rpsJ gene encoding 30S ribosomal protein S10 is translated as MPGQKIRIRLRAYDHRLLDESAKKIVEVAKQTNAKVSGPIPLPTERTLYVVLRSPLKHKDSREQFEKKIHKRLIDIIEPNSKTIDALMKINLPAGVDVEINL
- the tuf gene encoding elongation factor Tu, with amino-acid sequence MAKEKFVRTKPHMNVGTIGHIDHGKTTLTAAITKYCSFFGWAEYTPYEMIDKAPEERARGITINITHVEYQTEKRHYAHIDCPGHADYIKNMITGAAQMDGAILVVAATDGPMPQTREHVLLARQVNVPAMIVFINKVDMVDDPELVDLVEMEVRDLLSKYEFPGDEVPVIRGSALKAVEANDPNDPAFKPIKELLDAMDNYFPEPVREVDKPFLMPVEDVFSITGRGTVVTGRIERGVIKPGVEAEIIGMSYEIKKTVITSVEMFRKELDEAIAGDNVGCLLRGIDKDEVERGQVLAKPGSITPHKKFKANIYVLKKEEGGRHTPFTKGYKPQFYIRTADVTGEIVDLPAGVEMVMPGDNVEMTIELIYPVAIEKGMRFAVREGGKTVGAGVVSEIIE